Proteins from a genomic interval of Trichoderma breve strain T069 chromosome 2, whole genome shotgun sequence:
- a CDS encoding ribosomal proteins 50S-L18Ae/60S-L20/60S-L18A domain-containing protein: protein MQSGRLQEYEVIGRHLPTEANPTPAMYRMTIFAPNETVAKSRYWYFLRGLKKVKKATGEIVSIKAIHEKHPEKVKNFGIWLRYDSRSGTHNMYKEYRELTRTDAVESLYSDMAARHRARFRSIHILRVVEVEKTADIKRPYIKQLVSKNLKFPLPHRITKTSTQKLFSAKRPSTFA from the exons ATGCAATCAGGTCGTCTTCAGGAGTACGAGGTCATTGGCCGCCACTTGCCCACCGAGGCCAACCCTACCCCGGCCATGTACCGGATGACCATCTTCGCCCCTAACGAGACGGTCGCCAAGTCCCGTTACTGGTACTTCTTGCGTGGTCTCAAGaaggtcaagaaggccaCCGGTGAGATCGTCAGCATCAAGGCG ATCCACGAGAAGCACCCCGAGAAGGTCAAGAACTTCGGTATCTGGCTGCGATACGACTCTCGCTCTGGCACTCACAACATGTACAAGGAGTACAGAGAGCTGACCAGAACCGATGCCGTCGAGTCCCTGTACTCTGACATGGCTGCCCGCCACCGTGCCCGTTTCAGGTCCATCCAC ATCCTCCGTGTTGTTGAGGTCGAGAAGACCGCCGACATCAAGCGCCCCTACATCAAGCAGCTGGTTTCCAAGAACCTGAAGTTCCCTCTCCCCCACCGCATCACCAAGACCAGCACCCAGAAGCTGTTCAGCGCGAAGCGACCATCCACTTTCGCTTAA
- a CDS encoding BTB/POZ domain-containing protein, whose protein sequence is MFSRRYETSSRSFSKGHKVTKSSSSFSKDSGITKKRHESRHRRPATASSATASEDTIMTSNLSSSVVTLVVGAEQRLFAAHENVLSSSPFFDNALRKLYTDPSAKRISLPDEEPEIFSSVLEYMYKGDYYPRLVHNKRRDSWELEAPGNDDDRRTAESTVYHRGVDGDLLKDTVIYCAAERYGLDELKKLALRKQGLQSGIQCSTILASARYAYANTPDSDSKLRAHYLALIIRSRSTFKRSGTMQLEMFNGGTPLFFDLFVALCNHVDDISSTQNTPRSTRHM, encoded by the exons ATGTTCTCCAGGCGCTACGAAACCTCCAGCCGGAGCTTTTCCAAAGGCCACAAAGTGACTaaatccagctcttcctttAGCAAGGACAGCGGTATTACTAAAAAGCGCCATGAATCTCGCCACCGGAGACCAGCTACGGCTTCGTCCGCAACTGCCAGTGAGGACACCATCATGACAAG CAACCTGAGCTCTTCTGTTGTGACCCTCGTTGTCGGTGCCGAGCAGAGACTTTTCGCCGCGCACGAAAACGTCCTCTCTTCGAGCCCCTTTTTCGACAACGCCCTGCGAAAACTCTACACCGACCCCTCTGCCAAGAGAATCTCTCTTCCGGACGAAGAGCCCGAGATTTTCAGCTCGGTGCTGGAGTACATGTATAAAGGGGACTACTATCCCCGCTTGGTGCACAACAAGCGGCGGGATTCCTGGGAACTAGAGGCCCCCGGGAATGACGATGATAGAAGGACGGCAGAAAGTACAGTCTACCATCGTGGCGTTGACGGTGACCTACTCAAGGACACTGTCATCTACTGTGCTGCTGAGCGGTATGGCCTAGATGAGTTGAAGAAACTGGCTCTGCGCAAGCAAGGTCTTC AATCCGGCATTCAGTGCAGCACCATCTTGGCCTCTGCAAGATATGCATATGCCAACACCCCTGACAGCGACTCAAAGCTGCGAGCCCATTACTTGGCTCTGATCATTCGATCTCGTAGCACATTCAAGCGAAGTGGCACAATGCAGCTCGAAATGTTCAATGGAGGCACTCCGCTCTTCTTTGACCTCTTTGTGGCCCTCTGCAACCACGTCGATGATATTTCATCTACACA AAATACCCCACGATCTACCCGCCACATGTAA
- a CDS encoding acetyltransferase (GNAT) domain-containing protein translates to MAQSNGATELEWVTVKTTLPKPYPPMSEREPIRTERLILRPYAATDLNDFHLLRIQPEVMKWTSQGKPDTDLAQTEKVLADRLPGTDGESAYEFAICWAETGEMIGTGGSHMRVGELGWPVVGYMFRSEFWGKGIATEVMSAILKAYWALPREEVEIKVEKSTVEGESERQPERITAVTLDSNGPSQNVLGKLGFKLVKKWEEEEPNTKVMELLYGYAVQTPNA, encoded by the coding sequence ATGGCACAAAGCAATGGCGCTACTGAGTTAGAATGGGTGACGGTCAAAACAACTCTACCAAAACCCTATCCTCCCATGTCAGAGCGGGAGCCTATCCGAACTGAGCGCCTCATCCTCCGGCCATACGCCGCCACAGACCTCAATGActttcatctcctccgcaTACAGCCCGAAGTCATGAAGTGGACATCACAGGGCAAGCCCGACACAGACCTAGCACAAACCGAAAAGGTCCTCGCAGACAGGCTACCGGGCACTGATGGTGAATCAGCCTACGAGTTCGCCATCTGCTGGGCAGAGACCGGCGAGATGATTGGCACAGGTGGCTCTCACATGCGGGTGGGAGAGCTCGGCTGGCCTGTCGTCGGCTACATGTTTCGATCCGAGTTCTGGGGCAAGGGCATCGCTACTGAAGTTATGAGCGCCATTCTCAAGGCTTACTGGGCACTTCCCCGAGAAGAGGTCGAGATCAAGGTGGAGAAGAGCACTGTTGAGGGCGAGAGCGAGCGACAGCCAGAGCGCATCACCGCGGTGACGCTGGATAGCAACGGGCCCAGTCAGAATGTATTGGGCAAACTTGGCTTTAAGCTGGTCAAGAaatgggaggaagaggagcctAACACGAAAGTGATGGAGCTCCTCTATGGATATGCCGTGCAAACGCCGAATGCCTAA
- a CDS encoding PCI domain-containing protein has translation MDELFKGFARAHAEQNGYLLAATLSPISPPENPQRLRSILKSSNSSRIKGDIKHLIKSNSSHQRGLDHEEIKGWVEVYAAYWNAVGDIVAGEDGKSTWTKVYESWKELTSILIRGYNNFGFEAWTIPCLYMIGKYLRLFAIKSDAERSRNLGDNSGGASLMQDDFDPETEKQGQLRDCEQHLKRIFTLCLNDRAPLEESRKWGIYFIINLLFKTYFKLNSASLSRTILKTLSAYRGDMPPLSAFPKSQRVTFKFYEGVLFFLEENYVEAEKHLVEAWELCNKDALPNLERILTYLIPCRLLTTHVLPTKALLEPFPRLQKLFLPLAQCIRSGDLRAFDLALQEGEDEFVKRRIYLTLERGRDIALRNLLRKVFIAGGFDELKEGETTPVRRTRVPVAEFRAAICMGSGGELVDTDEVECLIANMIYKDLMKGYIARERGIVVLSKKGAFPGTGV, from the exons aTGGACGAGCTATTCAAGGGCTTTGCGAGAGCCCATGCAGAGCAGAATGGATACTTGCTCGCAGCAACGCTCTCACCGATTTCCCCACCAGAGAATCCCCAGCGACTGAGGTCGATTTTGAAGAGCAGCAATTCGTCTAGGATCAAAGGCGACATCAAACACTTGATCAAATCAAACTCATCTCACCAGCGAGGTCTGGATCATGAGGAGATCAAAGGCTGGGTCGAAGTATATGCTGCATATTGGAATGCTGTTGGGGACATTGTtgcaggagaagatggcaag TCAACGTGGACCAAAGTCTATGAATCATGGAAAGAATTAACATCCATACTGATTCGGGGGTATAATAACTTTGGGTTCGAAGCGTGGACAATCCCGTGTCTCTACATGATCGGCAAATACTTGAGACTATTCGCCATCAAATCTGATGCGGAGCGCAGCCGCAACCTCGGTGACAACTCTGGAGGAGCCTCTCTTATGCAGGATGACTTTGATCCAGAGACCGAAAAACAAGGCCAACTGAGAGATTGCGAGCAGCATCTGAAAAGAATATTCACACTTTGTCTCAATGACAG AGCGCCGTTAGAAGAATCCAGGAAATGGGGCAtctatttcatcatcaacctgCTGTTCAAAACATACTTTAAGCTGAACTCGGCCTCACTCTCACGAACCATTTTAAAGACGTTGAGCGCATACAGAGGAGACATGCCACCATTGTCGGCGTTTCCAAAGTCACAAAGGGTCACCTTCAAGTTTTATGAGGGCGTTTTATTTTTCCTCGAAGAAAATTATGTCGAG GCGGAGAAACATCTTGTCGAAGCATGGGAGCTCTGCAACAAGGATGCACTGCCAAATTTGGA GCGCATCCTTACGTATCTCATCCCATGTCGCCTCCTCACTACCCACGTGTTGCCCACAAAAGCACTTCTGGAGCCATTTCCGCGCCTACAAAAGCTCTTCCTTCCCCTAGCCCAATGCATCAGAAGCGGTGATCTTCGCGCCTTTGACCTCGCACTACAAGAAGGTGAGGATGAATTTGTCAAGAGGCGCATTTACCTGACGCTTGAACGTGGTCGTGACATTGCCTTGCGCAACTTGTTACGCAAAGTCTTCATCGCGGGAGGGTTTGACGAGCTCAAAGAGGGAGAAACCACTCCAGTACGCCGCACACGAGTACCAGTGGCAGAATTCCGCGCAGCTATTTGTATGGGGAGCGGTGGAGAGTTGGTTGACACTGATGAAGTCGAATGCTTGATAGCAAATATGATCTACAAG GATCTGATGAAAGGCTATATTGCCCGCGAACGAGGCATCGTAGTGTTATCCAAGAAAGGCGCTTTCCCGGGGACAGGCGTCTAA